A region from the Candidatus Electrothrix scaldis genome encodes:
- a CDS encoding HAMP domain-containing sensor histidine kinase, protein MGQLINDLVELSRVGRIDLDKKQLDMNLLLKKLQEEKQRRFNSANIRLTIERNLPPIHGNESRVLQVFENLLSNALKYAVKPEGTEVTIGGTSKNKEVIFYVKDDGPGIESNFHEKIFGLFQRLDNEAEGTGIGLAVVKKVMQFHEGKIWVESSPGKGATFWLSFPIK, encoded by the coding sequence ATGGGGCAATTAATAAACGATCTGGTTGAGCTGAGTAGAGTTGGTCGCATTGACCTCGACAAGAAACAGCTGGATATGAACCTTCTTTTGAAAAAATTACAAGAAGAGAAGCAACGCCGGTTTAACAGTGCAAATATACGCCTGACGATTGAGAGAAATCTCCCTCCTATACATGGAAATGAAAGCCGCGTACTCCAGGTTTTTGAAAACCTCCTGAGCAATGCGCTGAAATATGCCGTTAAACCGGAAGGGACTGAGGTGACTATTGGCGGAACAAGCAAAAACAAGGAAGTGATATTCTATGTCAAAGATGATGGCCCTGGAATAGAATCCAATTTTCATGAAAAAATCTTCGGGCTTTTTCAGCGTCTGGACAATGAGGCGGAAGGAACAGGAATTGGTCTCGCTGTAGTTAAAAAGGTCATGCAGTTTCATGAGGGAAAGATTTGGGTGGAATCCTCTCCAGGCAAAGGAGCAACCTTCTGGCTCTCTTTCCCCATTAAATAG
- a CDS encoding putative addiction module antidote protein: MEKTFSRYETADYLETEEDIRLYLEACQEEDDPVLLTAALSDIARARNMSRLAEDAGMTRAGLYKALSSDGNPSFATICKVAKALGLKLHIQPASS; encoded by the coding sequence ATGGAAAAAACATTCAGTCGTTATGAGACAGCGGATTATTTGGAAACAGAAGAGGATATTCGTCTGTATTTAGAAGCATGTCAGGAAGAGGATGATCCGGTGCTTCTCACTGCCGCACTCAGTGATATTGCCCGTGCCCGCAATATGAGTCGATTGGCCGAGGATGCCGGAATGACCCGTGCCGGTTTGTACAAGGCATTATCATCGGACGGCAATCCCAGTTTTGCTACCATTTGCAAGGTGGCAAAGGCTCTGGGACTGAAGCTGCATATTCAGCCCGCTTCTTCATGA
- a CDS encoding DEAD/DEAH box helicase produces MITFTDIGINDEILQAVLAQGFEEPTPVQTKVIPLMLEQAVDIVSLAQTGTGKTAAFGLPLVQLTDPKSKRTQGLVLCPTRELCMQVSRDLASFSRFTKGMRILAIYGGASIEQQIRELRKGVQIIVATPGRLRDLIKRGVVDISAVRYAVFDEADEMLQMGFQDELNAILAETPKDKNTLLFSATMSKEVANIASRYMTDPVEITMGRKNSGAENVTHEYYLINGRDRYPALKRIVDNNPKNYSIIFCRTRKDTQDVADKLIQDGYRADSLHGDLSQAQRDLVMEKFRKKHLQLLVATDVAARGLDVNDLTHVINYSLPDDIAAYTHRSGRTGRAGSSGTSIALIDMRERYRIKHIEQRINKSFKKVQIPTGKEVCTTQLQSLMEVISTTEVDHEQIDPLYASIEQQLSHLDREELIKKFISLEFNRFLQYYKDAPDLNQQVSGRDRKNSDKGANGKAFTRFHLNVGRRNGVLPENLISLINAVPGGGRIKVGKIEIMRNSATIEGDSRFIPQILGAFQRFEINGKPVTAKILQPANNGGGRGRRNNKSNMGKTRKPWKGRRARG; encoded by the coding sequence ATGATCACATTTACAGACATCGGCATCAATGATGAAATCCTTCAAGCTGTTCTCGCACAAGGCTTTGAGGAACCAACCCCCGTGCAAACCAAGGTTATCCCCCTGATGCTGGAGCAGGCTGTTGATATTGTCAGCCTCGCTCAAACCGGAACCGGCAAGACCGCAGCCTTTGGCCTGCCCTTGGTCCAGCTGACCGATCCGAAAAGTAAACGCACCCAAGGCCTGGTCCTCTGTCCGACCCGTGAACTCTGCATGCAGGTGTCAAGAGATCTGGCAAGCTTTTCCCGTTTCACCAAAGGAATGAGAATACTGGCTATCTACGGAGGAGCAAGCATTGAGCAACAGATTCGGGAACTCCGTAAAGGCGTCCAGATTATCGTGGCCACTCCAGGTCGCCTGCGAGATCTGATCAAGAGAGGCGTGGTCGACATCTCCGCTGTCCGTTATGCGGTTTTTGACGAGGCTGACGAAATGCTGCAAATGGGTTTCCAGGATGAACTTAACGCCATTCTGGCTGAAACCCCGAAAGACAAAAACACCCTGCTCTTCTCAGCCACCATGTCCAAGGAGGTAGCAAACATTGCAAGCCGCTACATGACCGATCCTGTGGAAATCACCATGGGCAGAAAAAACTCCGGGGCAGAAAATGTAACCCACGAATATTACCTGATCAACGGTCGGGACCGCTATCCTGCTTTAAAACGGATTGTAGATAATAACCCGAAAAACTACTCCATTATCTTTTGCCGTACCAGAAAGGACACCCAGGACGTGGCAGACAAGCTGATCCAAGATGGCTATCGGGCAGACTCCCTGCACGGCGACCTGAGCCAGGCCCAGCGAGATTTGGTTATGGAAAAGTTTCGGAAAAAGCACCTCCAGTTGCTGGTCGCTACTGATGTGGCAGCCCGAGGACTGGATGTCAACGATCTGACCCATGTCATCAACTACAGCCTGCCCGATGATATTGCTGCCTATACCCATCGCAGTGGTCGGACCGGACGAGCCGGAAGCAGCGGCACATCCATAGCCCTGATTGACATGCGAGAGCGCTATCGCATCAAACATATTGAACAAAGAATCAACAAAAGCTTCAAAAAGGTCCAGATTCCCACTGGCAAAGAAGTCTGCACCACCCAGCTGCAGAGCCTGATGGAAGTCATCAGCACAACCGAAGTCGACCATGAGCAAATTGATCCCCTTTATGCAAGTATTGAGCAGCAGCTTTCCCATTTGGACCGGGAAGAACTGATTAAAAAATTTATTTCCTTAGAATTTAATCGCTTCCTGCAATATTACAAAGACGCTCCTGATCTTAATCAGCAGGTGAGCGGCAGGGATAGAAAAAATAGCGACAAGGGAGCAAACGGCAAGGCATTTACCCGTTTTCACCTCAATGTTGGGCGTCGCAACGGCGTTCTTCCAGAAAATCTCATCAGTCTGATTAATGCCGTTCCAGGCGGTGGACGCATTAAGGTAGGCAAGATCGAAATTATGCGCAACAGCGCCACCATTGAGGGTGACAGCCGTTTCATCCCCCAGATTCTCGGTGCATTTCAGCGTTTTGAGATTAATGGAAAACCAGTGACTGCAAAGATTCTCCAGCCCGCCAATAATGGCGGCGGCAGAGGACGACGTAATAATAAAAGCAATATGGGAAAAACACGTAAACCTTGGAAGGGCAGGAGGGCAAGAGGTTAA
- a CDS encoding CHASE domain-containing protein, giving the protein MKKTAKIAQKSIIDRLLQAPATPWAVLVIALIITGFAWHIADRAVDKRIAERFEYQATDIVSAITKRMQEYEVVLRSGLGLFKASESVSREEWKAFTDNLNIEKYYPGIQGIGFSLMVPPAKKEAHEQALRAEGFPDYRIKPDGERDMYSAIIYLEPFDWRNQRAFGYDMFSQETRRKAMEQARDTGVPAMSGRVTLVQETKEDVQYGFLLYLPLYKKHTALETVQQRREALVGYVYSPFRAKDLMQGILLAAQEDISFEIYDGATPSPETILYNHAESKNLFYNTKAHKPQYDGLYNITIGGRTWSLYLYSKPGFVPQSEANQPLFLAVGGILFDLMLFFIILTSSKKRQLAEALAKEMTKELEEKSKELSHSNDELEQFVYTVSHDLKSPLVTSMGFIGIVNKLAQPGRL; this is encoded by the coding sequence ATGAAAAAAACAGCCAAGATAGCACAAAAATCTATCATTGATCGTCTTCTTCAAGCTCCTGCCACACCCTGGGCTGTCCTTGTTATTGCCCTTATTATCACTGGATTTGCGTGGCACATAGCAGACCGTGCAGTAGACAAGCGGATTGCGGAACGCTTCGAGTACCAGGCAACCGACATCGTTTCTGCAATTACAAAAAGAATGCAGGAATACGAAGTGGTACTACGGAGTGGACTTGGCCTATTCAAGGCATCCGAGTCAGTCAGCCGAGAGGAATGGAAGGCATTTACAGACAACCTCAATATCGAAAAATACTATCCAGGTATTCAGGGTATCGGTTTCAGTTTGATGGTGCCTCCTGCAAAAAAAGAAGCGCATGAACAAGCTCTTCGCGCAGAGGGCTTCCCGGATTACCGGATTAAACCTGATGGGGAACGGGATATGTACAGTGCGATCATCTACCTGGAACCCTTTGACTGGCGGAATCAACGGGCCTTTGGCTACGATATGTTTTCCCAAGAGACAAGAAGAAAGGCTATGGAGCAGGCCAGAGACACCGGCGTGCCAGCCATGTCTGGCCGGGTAACTCTGGTGCAGGAGACCAAAGAGGATGTTCAATACGGCTTTCTTCTCTACTTGCCTCTCTATAAAAAACACACCGCATTAGAAACGGTCCAGCAACGCCGGGAGGCACTTGTCGGTTACGTATACAGTCCCTTCAGGGCAAAAGACCTCATGCAGGGAATCCTCCTTGCGGCCCAGGAGGACATCAGCTTTGAGATATATGATGGAGCAACGCCCTCACCGGAAACCATACTTTATAACCACGCAGAGTCGAAAAACCTTTTCTATAACACCAAAGCACATAAGCCCCAATATGACGGCTTATACAACATAACAATTGGGGGGAGGACTTGGTCGCTTTACCTCTATTCAAAACCAGGCTTCGTTCCTCAAAGTGAGGCAAACCAGCCCTTATTTCTTGCAGTTGGTGGTATCCTTTTTGACCTCATGCTGTTTTTTATAATCCTTACAAGTTCCAAAAAAAGACAACTTGCTGAGGCCCTGGCCAAAGAAATGACCAAGGAGCTGGAGGAAAAGAGCAAAGAACTCAGCCACTCAAATGACGAGCTTGAACAATTTGTCTATACCGTTTCCCATGATCTCAAATCCCCTCTGGTGACAAGTATGGGTTTTATCGGTATCGTAAATAAACTGGCCCAACCGGGGCGACTATGA
- a CDS encoding ATP-binding protein gives MNFEHAYATIHTALPSYLVWGWGGTLLLLFFLLFNNRSRKKDLDQLQVLNTELNKNLQQKTADLIDAKKATTLFQQTVDALHEGVLITDPSGRIQYSNSIARDTSGYTKEQLFGQPSTLILPEPPAITEERQVVRAKRKDNSEYPAKVQRKDIQDQLGEPLGTLFVFQDLSARQQEEQEQARKHQKLTERLQKSRRFESIGMMAGGVAHDLNNILTAILHYPEQISRNLPEGSSLRPSLSALNHSAQQAVALVTDLLSAAKAGSAVKEIIDLNKLTDNILQEKEALLIFAKQPGITLHTRLSSDSLPVSCSPPHIRQCLHNLLHNANDTILSSRERVGTITISLDRRYISSPPSPEKSSGEYVILSVADTGPSLSAVARAHIFEPFYSKKNLKEKGTGIALAVLRNITEEHDGWVDLVDLKDEQGNRFDLYFPLRKICIGTTNKGSKQERPGQGQGQRLLIIEQDKKQRETMSDFLTEQGYQALSVADDTGALSYLNRNTVDLVTLNLKDNKPEEVQSFYEQIRFLHPSQKALLICTSLEDPPVKKMQESGDICLLQAPFNQEQLQKAVQAGLTLSSQ, from the coding sequence ATGAATTTTGAACATGCATACGCCACAATCCATACCGCCCTGCCCTCTTACCTCGTATGGGGATGGGGCGGTACCCTTCTTCTCCTTTTCTTCTTGCTGTTCAACAATCGCAGCAGAAAAAAAGATCTCGATCAGCTCCAGGTACTCAATACGGAACTGAACAAGAATCTCCAACAAAAGACAGCGGACCTGATTGATGCGAAGAAGGCAACAACCCTCTTTCAACAGACTGTTGATGCCCTGCACGAGGGCGTTCTAATAACAGACCCGTCTGGTCGCATCCAATATAGTAACAGCATTGCACGGGATACCTCTGGGTATACAAAGGAACAACTTTTTGGACAGCCCTCCACTCTCATCCTCCCTGAACCCCCTGCAATAACCGAAGAACGACAGGTCGTTCGGGCAAAAAGAAAAGATAACAGCGAGTATCCGGCCAAGGTCCAGAGAAAGGATATCCAGGACCAGCTGGGTGAGCCCCTAGGCACCCTTTTTGTTTTCCAGGATCTGAGCGCAAGACAGCAGGAAGAACAAGAACAGGCAAGGAAACACCAGAAACTCACCGAACGCCTGCAAAAATCCCGTCGATTTGAAAGTATAGGTATGATGGCTGGCGGGGTGGCTCATGACCTCAATAATATACTAACCGCTATCCTCCATTACCCAGAACAAATTTCGCGCAACCTCCCTGAGGGCAGCTCCTTACGACCTTCCCTGTCAGCTCTCAACCATTCTGCTCAACAGGCGGTCGCCCTGGTCACTGACCTGCTCAGCGCTGCCAAGGCTGGCTCTGCGGTGAAAGAAATCATTGATCTCAATAAACTGACAGACAACATTCTTCAAGAGAAAGAAGCTCTGCTCATTTTTGCTAAACAGCCAGGAATCACCCTCCATACCCGCCTGAGCTCTGATTCTCTTCCTGTTTCCTGCTCTCCTCCCCATATCCGCCAATGCCTGCATAATCTGCTGCACAATGCCAATGATACAATACTCAGCAGCAGGGAAAGAGTTGGGACGATCACCATTTCTCTCGACCGCAGATATATATCCTCTCCCCCTTCTCCAGAGAAAAGCTCGGGAGAGTATGTCATCCTCTCTGTAGCAGACACAGGCCCCAGCTTATCCGCTGTTGCTAGAGCCCATATTTTTGAACCTTTTTACAGTAAGAAAAATCTCAAAGAAAAGGGGACCGGAATAGCCTTGGCAGTGCTCCGCAACATTACCGAAGAACACGATGGCTGGGTTGACCTCGTCGACCTGAAAGATGAGCAGGGCAACCGCTTTGATCTCTACTTCCCTCTCAGGAAAATTTGCATTGGTACAACAAATAAAGGCAGCAAGCAGGAACGGCCAGGACAAGGACAAGGACAACGCCTTCTGATCATTGAACAGGACAAAAAACAACGAGAGACGATGAGTGATTTTCTGACAGAACAAGGTTATCAGGCCTTATCCGTTGCGGATGACACTGGAGCACTTTCTTATCTTAACCGGAATACGGTAGATCTCGTTACCCTGAACCTCAAAGATAATAAGCCGGAGGAAGTGCAGTCCTTTTACGAACAAATTCGCTTCCTTCATCCTTCACAGAAGGCCTTGCTCATCTGCACAAGCCTAGAGGACCCGCCAGTAAAAAAGATGCAAGAAAGTGGGGATATCTGCCTTCTCCAGGCGCCCTTCAACCAGGAACAGTTGCAAAAGGCTGTCCAGGCAGGGCTTACCTTATCCTCTCAATAA